The Ralstonia insidiosa region GAGTTTCTGCGCCGTACGGGGTGCTCGACGGCGATCCTATCGTCGCGGCTCAAGGCGTTGGTGGCATACGGCATCCTGCGTCGCGTGCCTTACCAGGAGCCGGGCGACCGCGTGCGCGATGCGTACCGGCTGACGCGTGCGGGCGTCGATCTGCTGCCTGCCATCGTGGCGCTCATGCAATGGGGCGACCGCTATCTCACCCCCGACGGTGAAGGCCCGATGCTGCTGCGCGACCGCGAAAGCGGCACGCCGATCCATGTGGCGCTGGTCAACGCGCTGGGCGAACCGGTGGCGCCCAAGAACTCGATGCGCGAGCCGAACCCGCGTTACAGCCATGGCAAGCATCCGCCGGCGAATGACGCCGACACGCCAGTGGCCAACGGCTAACGAACGGGTAACAAGCGGGTAACACACAACTTTACACGCTAACCAAAACCCCCTATCGTCGCGGATGGACGGGCGTACGCCCGGCTTTTTGTCGTCTTTTTCTAAAGTCATCCCGCACTTGGTCGTTCTCTCCTAACGACCACCCTTTCCGATCTCGACCTCGCCGCACACGCACGGACCCACGACCGCCATGCCCGATGCCGTGGTACCGCTCTACCACCAGATCTACGTTGTCCTGCGTCAGCAGATTCTCGAAGGCAAATTCGGGGATGGGCCGATGCCGGGCGAGATCGAACTCGCCCGTCAGTTTGGCGCGTCACGCGTCACGATGCGGCGCGTGTTCGACTATCTGGTCAAGGAAGGTCTGGTGCGCCGCCACCGCGGCATGGGCACCTTCGTGGTCAAGCCCGATGACCCGCTGGTGATGGGCGGCGGGCAGACGCTGCTGCAGAACATCATCGACGTGGGCGAGCGCACCTCTGCCGTCGTCGTCGAATTTGAAGACGTGCTGGCCCCGCCCGACGAGGCCAAGTGCCTGGACCTGGCCCCCGGCACGCCGATCAAGAAACTCGTGCGCGTGCGCCATCTGGAAGACACGCCCATGGCGCTCATCACCACGTGGCTGCCGCTGGACGTGACCAGCAAGCTCACGCTGGAGCGGCTGGCCAACCAATCGCTGCTGCGGCTGATCGAGGCCTCCGGCGTGCGGATCGATCGCGCATCGCAGGTGGTCTCCGCACGGCTGGCGGACGTGGCGACGGCGCAGTACCTGGACGTGTCCGTCGGCGCGCCGCTGCTGTCGGTGCAGCGCATCGTGCGTGAGATGAGCGGGCGCCCGGTGCAACTGCTGCAGGGCCTGTACCGGCCCGATCGCTACGAATACCGCATGGAACTCTCGCGCGTGGGCGAAGACCGTGCCCGCCTGTGGATCGACAACGCCGGCCACGACGTGCAGGGCGGCCACAGCGAAGACGTGGAAGACGCCTCCCCCGCATCGCCCACCCCCGCCAGCACGCGCGCCTGATCCCCTGGCCGGCACTGGCCGACATCACCGGCAACGGGGTTATTCCGCCGTCAGCAATCTCAAAGGAAAGTTGCTAGGATCGCCCCTTCGCTGCGATGCAGCAACCTTCTGCATGAGGTTCCCATGTCGGCCTCGCCTGCGCCCCCCACGCCCCCCGCCTCCACTGCAACTACCGCAACTACCGCCTCCCATGGCGACACGCAAGGGCTGATCCGCCTGCTCACGGCCGGTGCCGGGATCAGCGTGGCGTGCATCTACCTGAACCACCCGCTGCTCGGACTCATCAGCCGCGACCTGGCCATCGCGCCACACGCACTGGGCGTATTGCCCACGCTCACGGCGGCCGGCTACGCCAGCGGCATCTTCTTCTTCGGCCCGCTGGGCGACCGCTACGACCGCCGCCTCGTCATCCTATGGAAGGCAGTGCTGCTCACGCTCGCGCTCATCGGCAGTTGCCTGGCACCCAACCTGCCGCTGCTGGCAGCGTCCGGCTTTGTGATCGGGCTGTCGGCCACCATCGCGCAGGACTTCGTGCCCAGCGCCGCCGCCATCAGCACAGACCAGAACCGCAACCGCAACATCGGCACGGTGATGACGGGGCTGCTGATCGGCATCGTCAGCTCGCGCGTATTCAGCGGCATCGTGGCGGACCACTTCGGCTGGCGCGCGGCGTTTGGCGTGTCGGCTGTGGCGATCGTCGGGCTGGCGATTGCCGTGCGCGCATCCCACTTTGGTGTGGCGCCGGCCACGCGGCAACCGTACTTCACGCTGCTGCGCTCGCTGGGTACGCTGTTCATGCAGCATCCGCGGCTGCGGGCGTCGGCACTCACGCAGGCGTTCATCGGCATCGCGTTTTCGGGGTTCTGGTCGACCGTGGCGCTGCACCTGACAAGTTCGCTCGGGCTGTCGACCGGGCAAGCCGGTCTGCTGGGGCTGGCGGGTGCCGCGGGTGCGCTGGGCGCGAGCATCGCCGGACGCCTGTCGGGCCGTGTAGCGCCAGGCCATATCGTCGTGGGCGGTGCGCTGCTGATGGCGGTGACGTTTGCTGCGATGACGCTGTTTCCACACTCGCTCATCGCCATCGTGATCGGTACGCTGCTCTTTGATGTGGGTGTGCAGGCGGCACTGGTCTCGCACCAGACCATCATCTATGCGCTCGCGCCCGAAGCGCGCAGCCGGATCAACGCGGTGTTCATGACCTCGCTGTTCATCGGCATGTCGGTGGGGGCCTACGGCGCCAGCCTGGCGTGGACCAGCGCGCGCTGGTCGGGGCTGACGACGTTCTGCGCGGTGGCGTCGCTCGTAGCCCTGGTGCTGCGGGTGGTGTTCAATGCGCGGCAAGGGGCGCGCTGACAAACACGCATGCACGCACGAGTACGGGCAGCACTTGCCGATGTCATCATCTGTGAACTATAGTTTACAGGTTGATTTGTGGTGCCTAGCATGCCCGCATGCTGACGATCCGCACCACCGAAGTGTTCGATGCCTGGTTCGCGAAGCTGCGTGACAAGACTGCGCAGCGGCGCATCCAGGTGCGCATCGACCGTCTGCAACTGGGCAATCCGGGCGATGCGAAGGCGGTGCGCGATGGCATCGGTGAGCTTCGGATCGATCATGGCCCCGGCTATCGCGTGTATTTCGTACAGCGTGGCGCGGTGCTGATCATCCTGCTTTGCGGCGGCGACAAGTCGACACAGGAAGCGGACATCCGGCGCGCGATCGACCTGTCGCGCCATCTCGACGTGGAGTAATCATGCCGACCGACAAACCTGTCAAAACCCGCCTCTGGGACTCTGCCGAACACCTCAAAACCGAGGCCGACATGGCCGAGTATCTCGACGCTTGTCTGGAAGAAGCCGGCGATGACCCCGCCTTCATCACGCACGCGCTGGGCGTGGTTGCTCGTGCACGCGGCATGACGCAACTCGCGCGTGACACTGGCATGACACGTGAAGGCCTCTACAAAGCACTGTCGGAAGAAGGCAATCCAAGCTTCGCCACCGTGCTCAAGGTCATGCGTGCGTTGGGTATTCGGTTGCACGCTGTGCCAGCCTGAATCGCCAAAGCGTACCCGTTTCTGCGTAGCCAAAAACCACCGGAAGTGCCCTGTTTCGCGCACTTCCGGCAACGTGCCATATCCCCCAATCGGGGCAATTCCGGGGCGCGGCAATCCGTCACTTGTCGCTACAATTCTGAGGTCCGGCTTAGACCCAGCCCAAG contains the following coding sequences:
- a CDS encoding type II toxin-antitoxin system RelE/ParE family toxin, with the translated sequence MLTIRTTEVFDAWFAKLRDKTAQRRIQVRIDRLQLGNPGDAKAVRDGIGELRIDHGPGYRVYFVQRGAVLIILLCGGDKSTQEADIRRAIDLSRHLDVE
- a CDS encoding winged helix-turn-helix transcriptional regulator; this encodes MKIPEPFPVPAASALVTSMEEPCSIAAAVSIVGEKWTLLVLREAFSGVTRFDEFLRRTGCSTAILSSRLKALVAYGILRRVPYQEPGDRVRDAYRLTRAGVDLLPAIVALMQWGDRYLTPDGEGPMLLRDRESGTPIHVALVNALGEPVAPKNSMREPNPRYSHGKHPPANDADTPVANG
- a CDS encoding MFS transporter; its protein translation is MSASPAPPTPPASTATTATTASHGDTQGLIRLLTAGAGISVACIYLNHPLLGLISRDLAIAPHALGVLPTLTAAGYASGIFFFGPLGDRYDRRLVILWKAVLLTLALIGSCLAPNLPLLAASGFVIGLSATIAQDFVPSAAAISTDQNRNRNIGTVMTGLLIGIVSSRVFSGIVADHFGWRAAFGVSAVAIVGLAIAVRASHFGVAPATRQPYFTLLRSLGTLFMQHPRLRASALTQAFIGIAFSGFWSTVALHLTSSLGLSTGQAGLLGLAGAAGALGASIAGRLSGRVAPGHIVVGGALLMAVTFAAMTLFPHSLIAIVIGTLLFDVGVQAALVSHQTIIYALAPEARSRINAVFMTSLFIGMSVGAYGASLAWTSARWSGLTTFCAVASLVALVLRVVFNARQGAR
- a CDS encoding GntR family transcriptional regulator gives rise to the protein MPDAVVPLYHQIYVVLRQQILEGKFGDGPMPGEIELARQFGASRVTMRRVFDYLVKEGLVRRHRGMGTFVVKPDDPLVMGGGQTLLQNIIDVGERTSAVVVEFEDVLAPPDEAKCLDLAPGTPIKKLVRVRHLEDTPMALITTWLPLDVTSKLTLERLANQSLLRLIEASGVRIDRASQVVSARLADVATAQYLDVSVGAPLLSVQRIVREMSGRPVQLLQGLYRPDRYEYRMELSRVGEDRARLWIDNAGHDVQGGHSEDVEDASPASPTPASTRA
- a CDS encoding addiction module antidote protein, which codes for MPTDKPVKTRLWDSAEHLKTEADMAEYLDACLEEAGDDPAFITHALGVVARARGMTQLARDTGMTREGLYKALSEEGNPSFATVLKVMRALGIRLHAVPA